A genome region from Methanococcoides burtonii DSM 6242 includes the following:
- a CDS encoding EamA family transporter, with protein MIPVEFLVVFFGLMSAICWGAGDFSGGFASKRANVYSVVLITQIVGIFLLAFSAHLMAEKMPPFGGMLWGAVAGVFIGIGLLALYRGLSQGNMGFVAPVSAIVAASVPVIYSAFYEGLPAFHQIIGFAFALVAVWLIAGGGNGNSKIERTDLILPLIAGMGFGLFFISIDKVSDTAVLWPLTAARIAAAITLIIFITLKRQVYIPPKSVFPIIFIAGIFDTGGNTFFAFASQAGRLDIASITSSLYPAGTVLLAWLILKEKLSSKQWLGLATALLAIIFISA; from the coding sequence ATGATACCTGTTGAATTCCTGGTGGTTTTTTTTGGTCTTATGTCAGCCATATGCTGGGGTGCTGGGGATTTCAGTGGAGGATTTGCATCAAAACGTGCAAATGTATATAGTGTTGTTCTGATAACCCAGATAGTCGGTATCTTCCTTCTTGCATTTTCAGCCCATTTAATGGCAGAAAAAATGCCACCCTTTGGTGGTATGCTCTGGGGGGCCGTTGCAGGAGTTTTCATAGGTATTGGGCTTCTGGCACTTTATCGTGGTCTTTCACAGGGGAACATGGGGTTTGTCGCACCTGTTTCGGCAATAGTTGCAGCTTCTGTACCGGTCATCTACAGTGCATTTTACGAAGGATTACCTGCTTTTCATCAAATTATTGGGTTTGCTTTTGCACTTGTAGCAGTCTGGCTCATTGCAGGTGGTGGAAATGGGAACAGTAAAATTGAACGCACCGACCTGATACTTCCGCTGATAGCTGGAATGGGGTTTGGACTGTTCTTCATATCCATCGACAAAGTGAGTGATACGGCGGTGCTCTGGCCTCTTACTGCTGCAAGGATAGCAGCAGCTATAACATTGATTATATTTATCACACTGAAGAGGCAGGTGTACATTCCACCCAAAAGCGTCTTTCCCATCATCTTCATTGCGGGAATATTTGACACTGGAGGAAATACATTTTTTGCGTTTGCATCTCAGGCAGGTCGACTCGATATCGCATCGATTACTTCCTCCCTCTATCCTGCAGGAACAGTATTACTTGCATGGTTGATACTCA
- a CDS encoding glycosyltransferase family 4 protein, with translation MVKNVCVHGPTELRYQASNDFSAAYKKILTNINVAAMVKKQFLNGSLDLLHSHGGLIQLAARLSKQSTQLPLVMTAHSIDVNRTKPDGLSVMMEQNVVGMVDRFIAVSKSIQGELEQTFGIEPDRITIIPNGVDAEAFKHQNADDLKRKYKLDNRFVVLFVGRNDPQKGVMYLVDAVQKLQRDIPEIMLVMVGQPDIYHEKHILCLPHVGKHELIKLYSLSNAFVLPSIYEPFGIALIEAMACETACIGTRVGGIPDIIDHNRTGLLVEPESGASIAEAIDRLYHDPEKRCLMGKKGRERVISSFDWQDIAKKTGEVYRQALS, from the coding sequence TTGGTCAAAAATGTATGTGTGCATGGACCAACAGAACTTCGTTATCAGGCATCTAATGATTTTAGTGCGGCATATAAAAAGATACTGACCAACATCAATGTGGCTGCGATGGTGAAGAAACAGTTTTTAAATGGCAGTCTGGATCTATTGCATTCGCATGGTGGTTTAATCCAGTTAGCTGCTAGATTATCAAAGCAGAGTACCCAGTTGCCACTGGTGATGACAGCTCACAGTATAGATGTCAATAGAACGAAGCCAGACGGTCTGAGTGTTATGATGGAACAAAACGTGGTGGGTATGGTGGACAGGTTCATTGCAGTATCAAAGTCCATACAAGGAGAACTGGAACAAACATTTGGAATCGAACCTGATAGGATCACGATCATTCCAAATGGTGTGGATGCTGAGGCATTCAAACACCAAAATGCGGATGACCTCAAAAGAAAATACAAACTTGATAACCGATTCGTTGTGCTGTTTGTTGGAAGGAATGACCCACAAAAGGGCGTAATGTATCTGGTTGATGCCGTGCAAAAGCTCCAGAGAGACATTCCAGAGATAATGCTGGTCATGGTCGGCCAGCCGGATATATATCATGAAAAGCATATCCTCTGCCTTCCGCATGTGGGGAAGCATGAACTCATTAAATTATACTCTCTCTCCAACGCGTTCGTGCTACCAAGTATCTATGAGCCTTTCGGTATTGCGCTCATAGAAGCCATGGCATGTGAGACCGCGTGCATTGGGACACGGGTCGGAGGGATACCAGATATCATTGACCACAACAGGACCGGGCTTCTGGTGGAACCGGAAAGCGGTGCAAGTATCGCAGAAGCAATCGATAGATTATATCATGATCCGGAAAAGAGATGCCTAATGGGGAAAAAAGGGCGTGAGAGGGTTATATCCTCATTTGACTGGCAAGATATAGCAAAGAAGACTGGAGAGGTATACCGGCAGGCGCTTAGTTAA